The proteins below are encoded in one region of Gemmatimonadaceae bacterium:
- a CDS encoding YbjQ family protein, translating to MLLNPLPDFIATTGFYVDGYDVVNTFGIVRGIVVRSRSVFGTLGAVLQAVRGGDISLLTQLCERTRADAYASMVGHAQALGANAVIAVRYDATEIMSGVSEVLCYGTAVRVAPRLAKNP from the coding sequence ATGCTACTCAATCCCCTGCCCGACTTCATCGCGACGACCGGTTTCTATGTCGACGGCTACGACGTCGTGAACACCTTTGGCATCGTGCGCGGAATCGTGGTACGATCCCGCTCGGTCTTCGGGACGCTCGGCGCTGTCCTTCAGGCCGTTAGGGGCGGCGATATCTCTCTCCTCACTCAGCTGTGCGAACGCACGCGCGCCGACGCCTATGCCAGCATGGTCGGGCATGCGCAGGCGCTCGGCGCCAACGCGGTCATCGCTGTCCGCTACGACGCCACGGAGATCATGTCCGGCGTGTCTGAAGTGCTTTGCTATGGGACCGCGGTGCGCGTGGCGCCGCGACTCGCAAAGAACCCGTGA